One genomic window of Oncorhynchus clarkii lewisi isolate Uvic-CL-2024 chromosome 5, UVic_Ocla_1.0, whole genome shotgun sequence includes the following:
- the LOC139409120 gene encoding excitatory amino acid transporter 1-like isoform X2 gives MIEKPPNTASLFLNEDADKPPLPNRGLWRRLRRAMQKRAASTQDRMSTITKESIKGFLRRNLFVLLTIAAVALGVMLGFALRPHNLTLREIKYFAFPGELLMRMLQMLVLPLIVSSLVTGISSLDSKASGKMGMRAVGYYMVTTLIAVFIGIVIVIVIKPGKGHRDSPVASSGTIEPVHAADAFLDLIRNMFPPNLVEACFKQYKTVYKKTIHTKNVTVALSLTDSLNATEAALAVNMSRVLQTIQETVVEMIPVSGSSNGVNALGLVVFSMCFGLVIGSMKQQGQALRDFFDCLNEAIMRLVAIVIWYAPVGILFLIAAKIVEMKNLAEVGGQLGMYTVSVIVGLLIHGLFVLPLLYFLVTRKNPYTFMAGLLQALITALGTSSSSATLPITFRCLEENNRVDKRVTRFILPVGATINMDGTALYEAVAAIFIAQVNDMELNFGQILTISITATAASIGAAGIPQAGLVTMVIVLTSVGLPTEDITLIIAVDWFLDRLRTTTNVLGDSIGAGIVEHLSRQELQSQDVEVGNSVIEENEKPYQLICQKNDSVKHRNSETPM, from the exons TCTGGCGGCGGCTACGTAGAGCCATGCAGAAGAGAGCGGCCAGCACCCAGGACAGGATGAGCACCATCACTAAGGAGAGCATCAAGGGATTCCTGAGACGCAACCTCTTTGTCCTCCTCACCATCGCAGCAGTGGCTCTGG gtgtcATGCTGGGTTTCGCCCTGCGGCCCCACAACCTGACCCTCAGGGAGATCAAGTACTTTGCCTTCCCTGGAGAGCTGCTGATGAGGATGCTGCAGATGCTGGTTCTGCCTCTCATCGTCTCCAGCCTGGTCACAG GTATTTCCTCTCTGGACAGCAAAGCGTCTGGGAAGATGGGAATGCGGGCTGTGGGTTATTACATGGTGACCACCCTCATCGCGGTCTTCATTGGCATCGTCATTGTGATTGTCATCAAACCAGGGAAAGGTCATAGGGACAGCCCAGTGGCCTCTAGCGGTACCATAGAGCCGGTACACGCAGCTGACGCCTTCCTGGATCTCATCAG GAACATGTTCCCTCCTAATTTGGTGGAAGCCTGTTTCAAGCAG TACAAAACGGTCTACAAGAAGACCATCCACACGAAGAACGTGACTGTTGCCCTCAGTCTGACTGACTCCCTCAACGCTACAGAGGCTGCCTTGGCTGTTAACATGAGCAGAGTGCTGCAGACCATCCAG GAGACAGTGGTGGAGATGATCCCCGTGTCTGGTTCCTCTAACGGGGTGAACGCCCTGGGTCTGGTGGTGTTCTCCATGTGCTTCGGCCTGGTCATTGGCAGCATGAAGCAGCAGGGACAGGCCCTCAGGGACTTCTTCGACTGCCTCAACGAAGCCATCATGCGCCTGGTGGCCATCGTCATCTG gtatgCTCCAGTGGGCATCCTGTTCCTCATAGCAGCTAAGATCGTGGAGATGAAGAATCTGGCCGAGGTGGGAGGTCAGCTGGGGATGTACACGGTGTCTGTCATCGTGGGTCTGCTCATCCACGGCTTGTTTGTCCTGCCCCTGCTCTACTTCCTGGTCACCAGGAAGAACCCCTACACTTTCATGGCTGGCCTTCTGCAGGCCCTCATCACAGCACTGGGAACATCCTCTAG CTCTGCCACCCTGCCCATCACCTTCCGCTGTCTGGAGGAGAACAACCGTGTGGACAAGAGAGTGACACGCTTTATCCTTCCCGTGGGTGCCACCATCAACATGGATGGCACTGCCCTCTACGAAGCCGTGGCAGCCATCTTCATCGCCCAAGTCAACGACATGGAACTCAACTTTGGCCAGATCCTCACCATCAG TATCACAGCAACAGCTGCCAGCATCGGCGCAGCAGGCATCCCACAGGCTGGTCTGGTTACCATGGTAATCGTATTGACATCGGTGGGACTACCCACAGAGGACATAACGCTGATCATCGCTGTGGATTGGTTCCT GGATCGCTTAAGGACTACCACCAACGTGCTGGGGGACTCTATCGGGGCAGGCATCGTGGAGCACCTGTCTCGCCAGGAGTTGCAGAGCCAGGATGTTGAGGTGGGCAACTCAGTGATTGAAGAGAATGAGAAGCCCTACCAGCTCATCTGCCAGAAAAACGACTCAGTGAAGCATCGCAACAGTGAGACCCCCATGTAG